The Gimibacter soli genome includes a region encoding these proteins:
- a CDS encoding TonB-dependent receptor plug domain-containing protein — MEEIFGEPVTEGATGTPKRASEVPVNMTIISADEIRRSGARDVMEILRRHVGLDVQRATQTSGNVSVRGLNIDGGRLRVLINGRDTYRTYEGTTQWASLPVALAEIRQIEIVRGPATALYGANAVTGVVNIVTYDPLYDEGGNVTARIGNNGVREVAANAIVKLGPKAGVRISGGYFDSDAFDAPLTPSEALLRLDPGSHWISVDAGFQLSDTIQASLEFSHLGGDVNSLPYLGTLNNSEVEDYAAKGTLTAETAFGRWTATAIFNSNEETRYTALTIPTGVFLLLQKIEAETRIFDVTNMQMVGADTALRLSAGYRQDKAGQFGMSAADGTGDVGYDTYYAAFLIDRVISSSLTFDLSARYDYISTFRTADMLPFLPFTNDDYGNYDAVSANAGLSWKPTDADTLKLMYARGFLAPTIFTLGGQIVPNSTYPGIVAFGGSPNVEPTISTQFELLYERDIPALGASFSAAIFHRKDSSIHRSVVLGGLYPLESGDYYVGTAVIGDAKTWGLELDLSGKTPEGIYWALRYGFADTSETHDFEGGIGPVSDAYALVPEHLEDRSSKHILTANIGFERETGFYGDILVQYKSGYDSFSGFALPPTAASPYRQIDGTWVGNANLGYKFEGGWRLFVTGEGLFNAHRYEHVAPQARLDRRFWAGVSFDF, encoded by the coding sequence ATGGAGGAAATCTTCGGCGAACCCGTCACCGAAGGCGCCACCGGCACGCCGAAGCGGGCGTCCGAAGTGCCGGTGAATATGACCATCATCTCGGCCGATGAAATCCGCCGATCCGGCGCGCGGGACGTGATGGAAATCCTGCGCCGTCATGTCGGGCTTGATGTCCAGCGCGCTACACAAACCAGCGGCAATGTCTCGGTGCGCGGGCTTAATATCGATGGCGGTCGTCTGCGCGTGCTGATCAACGGGCGGGACACGTACCGCACCTACGAAGGCACCACACAATGGGCAAGCCTGCCTGTGGCGCTTGCCGAAATTCGCCAGATCGAAATCGTGCGCGGCCCGGCAACGGCGCTTTATGGAGCCAACGCCGTCACCGGCGTCGTCAATATTGTCACTTACGATCCGCTGTATGACGAAGGCGGTAATGTCACGGCCCGTATTGGCAACAATGGCGTCCGGGAAGTCGCGGCAAATGCCATCGTCAAGCTTGGCCCCAAGGCGGGCGTCCGCATTTCCGGCGGCTATTTCGATAGCGACGCGTTCGACGCCCCCCTGACCCCGTCGGAAGCCCTGTTACGGCTTGATCCCGGCAGCCACTGGATCAGCGTCGACGCCGGATTCCAGCTGTCCGATACCATTCAGGCGAGCCTCGAATTTTCGCACCTTGGCGGTGATGTGAACTCGCTGCCCTATCTCGGCACGCTCAACAATTCGGAAGTCGAGGACTATGCCGCGAAGGGAACCCTGACCGCAGAAACCGCATTCGGGCGCTGGACAGCGACGGCAATTTTCAACTCGAATGAAGAAACACGCTACACGGCGCTGACCATACCGACAGGTGTTTTCCTGCTGCTGCAGAAAATCGAGGCCGAAACCCGTATATTCGATGTCACCAACATGCAGATGGTGGGGGCCGATACCGCGCTTCGCCTGTCGGCCGGTTACCGGCAAGACAAGGCCGGGCAATTCGGCATGAGTGCGGCAGACGGCACGGGCGACGTTGGCTACGATACCTATTATGCCGCCTTCCTGATCGACCGGGTGATTTCAAGCAGCCTCACCTTCGACCTCTCAGCCCGCTACGATTATATCAGCACCTTCCGCACGGCGGACATGCTGCCTTTCCTGCCGTTCACGAACGACGATTATGGCAATTATGACGCCGTCAGTGCCAATGCGGGCCTCAGCTGGAAACCGACGGATGCGGACACGCTGAAGCTAATGTATGCGCGCGGCTTCCTCGCCCCCACCATCTTCACCCTTGGCGGCCAGATCGTGCCGAATTCGACCTATCCCGGCATCGTTGCTTTCGGTGGCAGCCCGAATGTGGAACCCACGATCTCGACACAATTCGAACTGCTATATGAACGCGACATTCCGGCGCTCGGCGCCAGCTTCAGTGCGGCCATCTTCCACCGCAAGGACAGCAGCATTCATCGCTCCGTCGTGCTTGGCGGCCTGTATCCGCTTGAAAGCGGCGATTACTATGTCGGCACCGCCGTCATCGGCGACGCAAAGACATGGGGGCTGGAACTGGACCTGAGCGGCAAAACACCCGAGGGCATATATTGGGCGCTGCGCTACGGCTTTGCAGACACCTCCGAGACGCACGATTTTGAAGGCGGGATCGGGCCTGTTTCAGACGCATATGCACTGGTGCCGGAACATCTGGAAGACAGAAGCTCCAAACATATCCTGACAGCCAATATCGGCTTCGAACGCGAGACAGGCTTCTACGGCGACATCCTCGTCCAGTACAAGTCAGGCTATGACAGCTTCTCGGGCTTCGCACTGCCGCCAACGGCTGCAAGCCCTTACCGCCAGATCGACGGCACCTGGGTCGGCAATGCCAACCTCGGCTACAAGTTCGAGGGTGGCTGGCGGCTGTTTGTGACCGGCGAAGGCCTGTTCAATGCCCACCGGTATGAACATGTCGCCCCGCAGGCACGCCTCGACCGGCGCTTCTGGGCGGGAGTCAGCTTCGATTTCTGA
- a CDS encoding hemolysin family protein gives MEILLLIGLIILNGVFAMSEIAIVTARRARLAKRAEEGDKQAATALKLAEEPTGFLSTVQIGITSIGILNGIVGEAVLADDFARWLTGLGADPETAAISATVMVVVAVTYLSIVVGELVPKRIGQLHPEGIARLMARPMQLLAFASRPFVALLSVSTKALLALLRVREDKADPLTEEEIHAVLAEGSDAGVIEAHEHAMVRNVLRLDDRQLGSLMVPRGEIDWIDLARPLAENLKVMTDSAHERFPVCEGGPANVLGFVQAKHVLGDVASGSADLRARIRPALYVPETLTGMELLERFRQGADHFALVVDEYGEIEGLITIHDLLEALTGDFAPAEGTGRAILRADGSWLLDGSLPLPDLKDCLGIRLVPEEGRYHTLSGMILRLLGRIPEEGDTAVWEAWHFEVMDMDGKRIDKVLALPVASVGDGIYVDAKDPVM, from the coding sequence ATGGAAATCCTGCTGCTGATTGGCCTTATCATCCTGAATGGTGTCTTCGCAATGTCGGAGATTGCCATTGTCACCGCTCGCCGTGCCCGGCTCGCCAAGCGTGCCGAAGAAGGCGACAAGCAGGCGGCGACGGCGCTGAAACTTGCCGAGGAGCCGACCGGTTTTCTCTCCACCGTTCAGATCGGCATCACCTCGATCGGTATCCTTAATGGTATCGTCGGTGAGGCTGTGCTTGCCGATGATTTCGCCCGCTGGCTGACCGGGCTTGGCGCTGACCCCGAAACAGCGGCGATCAGTGCAACTGTGATGGTGGTGGTGGCAGTTACCTATCTGTCGATTGTTGTGGGCGAACTGGTGCCCAAACGGATCGGGCAACTGCACCCCGAAGGCATCGCCCGGCTGATGGCCCGGCCGATGCAGCTGCTGGCCTTTGCCAGTCGCCCCTTCGTGGCGCTCCTTTCCGTTTCCACCAAAGCCCTTCTTGCGCTGCTTCGTGTGCGGGAGGACAAGGCCGATCCGCTGACGGAAGAGGAAATCCATGCCGTGCTCGCCGAAGGTTCGGATGCCGGGGTGATTGAGGCGCACGAGCACGCGATGGTGCGCAATGTACTGCGGCTTGATGACCGTCAGCTTGGCTCCCTGATGGTGCCGCGCGGCGAGATTGACTGGATCGACCTGGCCCGGCCGCTTGCCGAAAACCTGAAAGTCATGACCGACAGCGCCCACGAGCGTTTCCCTGTGTGCGAAGGCGGGCCCGCCAATGTGCTGGGCTTCGTGCAGGCAAAGCATGTGCTCGGCGATGTTGCCTCGGGCAGCGCTGACCTGCGTGCCCGCATCCGCCCGGCCCTCTATGTACCCGAGACGCTGACGGGCATGGAGCTACTGGAACGTTTCCGGCAGGGCGCCGATCATTTCGCGTTGGTCGTGGACGAATACGGCGAGATCGAAGGCCTCATCACGATCCATGATCTTCTCGAAGCCCTGACTGGCGACTTCGCCCCGGCCGAAGGTACAGGCCGCGCGATCCTGCGTGCCGATGGCTCGTGGCTTCTGGATGGCAGCCTGCCGCTGCCGGACCTGAAGGATTGCCTCGGCATCCGTCTGGTGCCCGAAGAGGGGCGCTACCACACGCTGTCGGGCATGATCCTGCGGCTTCTGGGGCGCATCCCTGAGGAAGGCGATACCGCCGTATGGGAAGCCTGGCATTTCGAGGTGATGGATATGGACGGCAAGCGGATCGACAAGGTCCTGGCCCTGCCAGTCGCTAGTGTCGGGGATGGCATCTATGTGGATGCCAAGGACCCGGTGATGTGA
- a CDS encoding PhnD/SsuA/transferrin family substrate-binding protein, with product MRLITSAIVALAATLSTALPAAAEEGRHLVFGCICDDTQDLRDRQGLVIDYLATVLSDIPGLKIESARLADIPSMSDAINAGKVDFVSETPLAAWAIIDRTNAEITFRERRHGVISYRSLIVASEKSGVTTLGDLVGKVVAFEGPGSTSAFLFPLAMLRGEGLQTVELASPTDPVPAGKVGYIFTHEDGAAARYIADGKAVAGALSDEDWASPQIEEPLARTRMKVISTSEPLLRAVTLVRKDMDPELKARLIAALKNMHDDPDGRQALRDYNRVRRFDYADEAILADMERMRVYYERVKDRVG from the coding sequence ATGCGCCTGATTACGTCAGCCATAGTCGCCCTTGCGGCGACCCTGAGCACCGCCCTGCCCGCCGCGGCGGAAGAAGGGCGTCATCTGGTATTTGGCTGCATCTGCGATGACACACAGGACCTGCGTGACCGCCAAGGACTGGTGATCGATTATCTGGCGACTGTCCTTTCGGATATTCCCGGCCTGAAAATCGAATCCGCACGCTTGGCCGACATTCCTTCAATGTCGGATGCCATCAATGCAGGCAAGGTGGATTTTGTATCGGAAACGCCGCTTGCCGCCTGGGCCATCATCGACCGCACGAATGCCGAAATTACCTTCCGCGAACGCCGCCACGGCGTCATCTCCTATCGCAGCCTGATCGTCGCGTCGGAGAAATCCGGCGTGACGACGCTTGGTGACCTCGTCGGCAAGGTTGTCGCCTTCGAAGGGCCGGGTTCCACATCGGCCTTCCTGTTCCCGCTCGCGATGCTGCGCGGTGAAGGGCTGCAGACCGTGGAACTGGCGTCCCCGACCGATCCCGTCCCCGCTGGCAAGGTCGGCTATATCTTCACCCACGAGGACGGCGCTGCCGCGCGCTATATCGCCGATGGCAAGGCCGTGGCCGGTGCGCTGAGCGACGAAGACTGGGCCTCGCCCCAGATCGAGGAACCACTTGCCCGTACCCGCATGAAGGTGATCAGCACCAGCGAACCGCTCCTGCGCGCTGTGACCCTTGTCCGCAAGGATATGGATCCCGAACTGAAGGCGCGGCTGATTGCCGCCCTCAAGAATATGCATGACGATCCGGACGGACGGCAGGCCCTGCGCGACTATAACCGTGTCCGGCGCTTCGACTATGCCGACGAGGCCATCCTCGCGGATATGGAGCGGATGCGCGTTTACTATGAACGCGTGAAAGACCGGGTCGGCTGA
- the gcvPB gene encoding aminomethyl-transferring glycine dehydrogenase subunit GcvPB, which translates to MSMNSEGRPTTPNAVTTDEHKYESFSGHVGLRLAEPLIFEIGSKDRTGVDVEEVEGFVSNLGALERTGGTGCPGLAEPDVVRHYTRLSRRNYGIDMGVFPLGSCTMKHNPRLNEKMARLPGFGDIHPLQPQSTVQGALGLMEELSHWLMELTGMPAVALSPKAGAHGELCGIMAIRKALEARGDAREVILCPESAHGTNPATAAFCGYKVKSIPGKANGRVDIEALKAALDDTVAAVMVTNPNTCGLFEDEVREIADAIHAAGALFYCDGANFNAIVGKARPGDLGVDAMHINLHKTFSTPHGGGGPGSGPVVFSDRLKDHVPLPYVVKTADGLSFKEHLDGDNDPSFGRLVAFHGQMGMYVRALSYMLSHGVDGCRQASEDAVLNANYIKACLDDLMTVSFEGPCMHEVLFDDEFLKGTGVTTLDFAKAMIDEGYHPMTMYFPLVVHGAMLVEPTESESKYNLDQFIRSMRGLATAAKAGETNRFIGAPYFAPWKRLDETQAARNPVLRWSPEAEAAE; encoded by the coding sequence ATGAGCATGAATAGCGAAGGTCGGCCCACCACCCCGAATGCTGTGACGACCGACGAGCACAAGTATGAAAGCTTCTCGGGCCACGTCGGCCTGCGCCTTGCCGAGCCGCTGATTTTCGAGATCGGCTCCAAAGATCGCACCGGTGTGGATGTTGAAGAAGTCGAAGGCTTTGTCTCGAACCTCGGCGCACTGGAGCGTACCGGTGGCACCGGCTGCCCCGGCCTCGCTGAACCCGATGTGGTGCGCCACTATACCCGCCTGTCGCGCCGTAACTATGGCATCGACATGGGCGTCTTCCCGCTCGGGTCCTGCACCATGAAGCACAACCCGCGCCTCAACGAGAAGATGGCCCGTCTGCCCGGCTTTGGGGACATCCACCCGCTGCAGCCGCAATCGACCGTGCAGGGTGCGCTTGGCCTGATGGAAGAGCTCTCGCATTGGCTGATGGAACTGACCGGCATGCCGGCGGTGGCCCTGTCGCCCAAAGCCGGTGCGCACGGCGAGCTTTGCGGCATCATGGCAATCAGGAAGGCGCTCGAGGCCCGTGGTGACGCCCGTGAAGTGATCCTCTGCCCGGAATCGGCGCACGGCACCAACCCGGCGACCGCTGCCTTCTGCGGCTACAAGGTGAAATCGATCCCCGGCAAGGCCAATGGCCGCGTCGATATCGAAGCCCTGAAAGCAGCGCTCGACGACACGGTCGCGGCCGTGATGGTGACCAACCCCAACACTTGCGGCCTCTTTGAAGATGAAGTGCGCGAGATTGCCGATGCGATCCACGCTGCCGGTGCGCTTTTCTACTGCGACGGCGCCAACTTCAACGCCATCGTCGGCAAGGCACGCCCCGGCGATCTTGGCGTCGATGCCATGCACATCAACCTCCATAAAACCTTCTCGACCCCGCACGGCGGCGGCGGCCCGGGCTCCGGCCCTGTCGTCTTCTCCGACCGGCTGAAGGATCATGTGCCGCTGCCCTATGTGGTGAAAACGGCTGATGGCCTTTCCTTCAAGGAGCATCTGGACGGTGATAACGACCCGAGCTTTGGTCGTCTTGTCGCCTTCCACGGCCAGATGGGCATGTATGTGCGCGCCCTTTCCTACATGCTGAGCCACGGGGTGGATGGTTGCCGTCAGGCCAGCGAGGACGCAGTTCTCAATGCCAACTATATCAAGGCCTGCCTTGATGACCTGATGACCGTCTCGTTCGAAGGTCCGTGCATGCACGAAGTGCTGTTCGATGACGAGTTCCTGAAGGGCACGGGTGTTACCACGCTCGATTTCGCCAAGGCGATGATCGACGAGGGTTACCATCCGATGACCATGTATTTCCCGCTTGTCGTGCACGGCGCCATGCTGGTGGAGCCGACCGAGAGCGAGAGCAAATACAATCTGGATCAGTTCATCCGCTCGATGCGCGGCCTCGCAACTGCCGCCAAGGCAGGCGAAACCAACCGCTTCATTGGGGCGCCATATTTCGCGCCCTGGAAGCGACTGGACGAGACGCAGGCAGCCCGGAACCCGGTCCTGCGCTGGTCGCCAGAGGCGGAAGCCGCCGAATAG
- the gcvPA gene encoding aminomethyl-transferring glycine dehydrogenase subunit GcvPA — protein MRYLPLTPADRQEMLTKIGVKGIDDLFVDVPKDALNPVIDLPAHKSEMEVERHLSRLAAKNVPASSVPFFVGAGAYKHHVPATVDHIIQRGEFLTAYTPYQPEIAQGTLQYIFEFQTQVAMLTGMDVANASMYDGSTACGEAVMMARRVTRRNKAILAGSLHGHYRDVVTTMTQYTEDEVVSLAANPADPHGELKAVMDAIDDTTSCVVVQNPTAFGEVLDLRPVAEKAHAHKALLVVVVTEVVSLGLVMSPGEMGADIVVGEGQSIGNGLNFGGPYLGLFATNQKYVRQMPGRLCGETVDADGKRGFVLTLSTREQHIRREKATSNICTNSGLCALAFTIHMSLLGDKGLTGLARVNHARAQAVAKALSGAGIEVLSKRFFNEITVRVKDAAKAVEALADKGILAGVPASRLYPGEGFDDLLIIAATETVTGDDIKALVNGLKEYAA, from the coding sequence ATGCGTTATTTGCCGCTGACCCCTGCCGACCGGCAGGAGATGCTGACCAAGATCGGCGTGAAGGGCATCGATGACCTGTTCGTCGATGTCCCGAAGGATGCCCTCAACCCCGTGATCGATCTGCCCGCGCACAAAAGCGAGATGGAGGTGGAACGCCACCTCTCGCGGCTGGCGGCAAAGAACGTTCCGGCTTCCAGTGTGCCCTTCTTCGTGGGGGCCGGTGCCTACAAGCACCATGTGCCGGCGACCGTCGATCACATCATCCAGCGCGGCGAATTCCTGACGGCCTATACGCCCTATCAGCCGGAAATCGCGCAAGGCACGCTGCAGTATATCTTCGAATTCCAGACCCAGGTGGCGATGTTGACCGGCATGGATGTGGCCAATGCCTCCATGTATGACGGCTCCACCGCGTGCGGCGAGGCTGTGATGATGGCGCGCCGCGTGACCCGCCGGAACAAGGCGATCCTCGCCGGCTCCCTGCATGGTCATTACCGCGATGTTGTCACTACCATGACGCAATATACGGAAGACGAAGTTGTCTCGCTGGCCGCCAATCCGGCTGACCCGCACGGCGAGCTGAAAGCCGTGATGGACGCCATCGACGACACGACAAGCTGCGTCGTGGTCCAGAACCCGACCGCTTTCGGCGAGGTCCTCGATCTTCGTCCCGTGGCCGAAAAGGCGCATGCCCACAAGGCGCTTCTGGTGGTCGTCGTCACCGAAGTTGTGTCGCTCGGCCTCGTGATGAGCCCCGGCGAAATGGGCGCGGATATCGTGGTGGGCGAGGGCCAGTCGATCGGCAACGGCCTCAATTTCGGCGGGCCGTATCTTGGCCTTTTTGCCACCAACCAGAAATATGTGCGCCAGATGCCGGGCCGCCTGTGCGGTGAAACGGTGGACGCCGATGGCAAGCGCGGCTTCGTGCTGACGCTTTCCACCCGCGAACAGCATATCCGCCGCGAGAAGGCGACCTCGAACATCTGCACGAACTCCGGCCTTTGCGCACTCGCCTTCACGATCCATATGTCGCTTCTGGGCGACAAGGGTCTGACCGGCCTTGCCAGGGTGAACCATGCCCGTGCGCAAGCCGTTGCCAAGGCGCTTTCGGGCGCAGGCATTGAGGTTCTCTCCAAGCGCTTCTTCAACGAGATCACCGTTCGCGTGAAGGATGCCGCGAAGGCGGTTGAGGCGCTCGCCGACAAGGGCATTCTGGCTGGTGTGCCGGCCTCGCGCCTTTATCCCGGTGAAGGCTTCGATGACCTTCTGATCATTGCCGCCACCGAAACGGTGACGGGGGACGATATCAAGGCCCTTGTGAACGGCCTAAAGGAGTATGCGGCATGA
- the gcvH gene encoding glycine cleavage system protein GcvH gives MLKFTEDHEWIEYVDGIATVGITDYAQQALGDVVFVELPEVGATYSKGDEAAVVESVKAASEVYAPLSGEIKAVNHELEGTPALVNSAAMDAGWFFKMKLEDEGELDDLMDEDAYNEFLASLD, from the coding sequence ATGCTGAAATTTACCGAAGATCACGAGTGGATCGAATATGTGGACGGCATCGCCACCGTCGGCATCACCGATTATGCCCAGCAGGCGCTGGGTGACGTTGTGTTTGTGGAACTGCCGGAAGTTGGCGCCACCTACTCGAAAGGCGATGAAGCCGCTGTCGTGGAATCCGTGAAAGCCGCGAGCGAGGTTTACGCCCCGCTTTCGGGCGAGATCAAGGCCGTGAACCACGAGCTGGAAGGTACGCCCGCGCTTGTGAACTCTGCCGCCATGGATGCCGGCTGGTTCTTCAAGATGAAGCTTGAGGACGAAGGCGAGCTCGACGACCTGATGGACGAAGACGCCTATAACGAGTTTCTTGCAAGCCTCGACTGA
- the gcvT gene encoding glycine cleavage system aminomethyltransferase GcvT: MTDTPLHKTPLYDLHVARGAKMVPFAGYDMPVQYPLGIMGEHNHTREKAGLFDVSHMGQAMVRSRDGSDPAAALEKLMPGALQSLQPGKMRYTLLLNDEGGIEDDLMVTRTHEPDGALYVVVNAGCKDKDYDIIEEKLGHLITLEPLEDKALIALQGPKAEAALAQFAPEVAELGFMEATSVTLEGVVCWISRSGYTGEDGYEISVPEEAVVSLTERLIRHPDVELIGLGARDSLRLEAGLCLSGHDFDASVSPVEAGVTFALGKKRKEAGDFAGASRILKELSSGPAKVRVGIRPEGRAPAREGTEIADEAGAVIGVVTSGGFGPTVGGPVAMGFVPPALSAVGTKLNLMIRGKAHPATVAALPFVTQRYKRKTA, translated from the coding sequence ATGACCGATACCCCTCTCCATAAAACCCCGCTTTATGATCTGCATGTTGCGCGCGGCGCCAAGATGGTGCCCTTTGCGGGCTATGACATGCCTGTCCAGTATCCCCTGGGGATCATGGGGGAGCATAATCACACGCGGGAAAAGGCCGGTCTTTTCGATGTGTCGCACATGGGGCAGGCGATGGTGCGCTCGCGCGATGGCAGCGACCCGGCAGCCGCGCTTGAAAAGCTGATGCCCGGTGCCCTCCAGTCCCTGCAGCCGGGCAAGATGCGCTATACGCTTCTCCTCAATGATGAAGGCGGGATCGAGGATGACCTGATGGTCACCCGCACGCACGAGCCCGATGGTGCCCTGTATGTGGTCGTCAACGCCGGCTGCAAGGACAAGGATTACGACATCATCGAGGAAAAGCTCGGTCACCTGATCACGCTTGAACCTTTGGAAGACAAGGCCCTGATCGCGCTGCAAGGCCCGAAGGCCGAAGCCGCCCTTGCGCAGTTCGCGCCGGAGGTTGCCGAGCTTGGCTTCATGGAAGCCACGTCCGTGACGCTTGAAGGTGTTGTCTGCTGGATCAGCCGGTCGGGCTACACCGGTGAAGACGGCTACGAGATTTCGGTGCCGGAGGAAGCGGTTGTCTCGCTCACCGAGCGTCTGATCCGCCACCCGGATGTGGAGCTTATCGGCCTTGGCGCGCGCGACAGCCTGCGCCTTGAGGCGGGCCTTTGCCTATCGGGTCATGACTTTGACGCGAGCGTCAGCCCGGTTGAGGCGGGCGTCACCTTCGCGCTTGGCAAAAAGCGCAAGGAAGCAGGTGATTTTGCGGGCGCGTCGCGTATCCTGAAGGAACTTAGCTCGGGCCCCGCCAAGGTGCGGGTCGGTATCCGCCCCGAGGGCCGCGCGCCGGCCCGTGAAGGCACCGAGATTGCCGACGAGGCCGGAGCCGTGATCGGTGTTGTCACCTCCGGCGGCTTCGGCCCCACGGTGGGTGGCCCGGTTGCCATGGGCTTTGTGCCGCCTGCGCTTTCGGCCGTTGGCACGAAGCTCAATCTGATGATCCGCGGCAAGGCGCATCCGGCCACGGTCGCCGCCCTGCCGTTCGTTACCCAGCGCTACAAGCGCAAGACTGCCTGA